One region of Limnospira fusiformis SAG 85.79 genomic DNA includes:
- a CDS encoding zinc-ribbon domain-containing protein: protein MPYVCELGTGQRVYLDNQGSQTVVTIASGSPGQQQQASNGFQTGTWTSPPSLYRTGNGVVLKIETAQGEHFVQLQGSSMSVMGQTPSLGSAQQMSVQQVSSTPASSMPPMKPMEPMKPMEPMKPMEPMKPMQMGNMQMSMNPMEMRMGTMELKMGSSEPSSAPSSGNRKFCSNCGATVQPDDRFCGSCGHQLH, encoded by the coding sequence ATGCCTTATGTATGCGAGCTAGGCACCGGTCAAAGAGTTTATCTTGATAACCAAGGGTCGCAAACTGTTGTGACGATCGCCAGTGGATCACCCGGACAGCAACAGCAAGCCAGCAATGGGTTCCAGACCGGAACCTGGACTTCCCCCCCCTCCCTGTATCGGACGGGAAATGGGGTAGTGTTGAAAATAGAAACTGCTCAGGGTGAACACTTCGTGCAACTCCAGGGAAGTAGTATGAGTGTCATGGGTCAGACACCCTCCCTCGGAAGCGCCCAGCAGATGTCAGTTCAGCAGGTTTCGAGTACCCCGGCATCTTCGATGCCACCGATGAAACCGATGGAACCGATGAAACCGATGGAACCGATGAAACCGATGGAACCGATGAAACCGATGCAAATGGGGAATATGCAAATGAGTATGAACCCCATGGAAATGCGGATGGGTACCATGGAACTAAAAATGGGTTCTTCTGAGCCATCATCTGCGCCATCATCAGGAAATCGTAAATTCTGTAGTAACTGCGGTGCGACAGTACAACCTGACGATCGCTTCTGCGGAAGCTGTGGTCATCAACTCCATTAA